The Arabidopsis thaliana chromosome 5, partial sequence genomic interval GTTCTTGCCATGACTGTAATATTTGACATGCTTTCCAACATGACAGCCATTATGTCAAGGATAGGACCTGCATCTCCTACCTACATTTCGTGAGACAATCAGcgatttattcatttttgtaCATATGAAAATTGTATAGCTTTTAGAGCTTCTTGGGGCTAAAATAGGGGTTACCTTTTGGGATAATTGCAGGAGGCATTGTTCAACTACAGCTTCGAATTTCAGGTTATACTGAATCATCTCATTCCCTAGATTCGAATCATCTAATGAACAATGGATGCTCTTCCTCAGATGCCTAATCATATCACTCAGGGCACCAATGATTGCCACGGATGGCAGAACTTTAGTCTGTTGGGCAAGTGCAGTAGCAACATAAACTATTTCAAGTTGCATTCTAGGCTTCTTTAGAACATTCTTGTGATCAAGATGCTTGATCAGGATAGACAACAGGAAATGCGTGTTTTGCCCTGTCGTCAAGTACTCACACTATTAGTAAGTTACTAACAAGGTGaccagaaacaaacaaaccaaacggAGACAATACGAACCAGATCTTTCGATCAGCAACTGAACGTCCTGCAGCACATATACAGCAAGACCGTTCTCGGTGGACCACACttcattaaaatcaaaataacgGAAGAGTGACTCGAGAACACGTCGCACAGTTGTTGCTTCTTTAGCTAACTTTGCCAGATTATGCAGACAAACCCTCGACCAAAACTTGGGGTTTTTAGCATCCTCCCTGTTATTACCCTCTCTAATCAGaaaatatattctaaaaacaacaagaagcaTGCCAAAGTAAAGCTGGAGTAGAAGGATTTACACAGATACAATTGCCTTGCCTCTGTCATCCACGATTCTTGTCCAAGAAGCAATCCTTGTTTCAGCTTCCGCAGGAGATAACTCTTTATCAATGGAAGCAACCTTGTTGTCTTGATTGACTGCAGAAGTGGACGATTGACTATGGCCTCCATAATTTTCTAAGACAACAGAGACTAcctgaaaagaagagaaacaacaaaacagaggataaagtattcaacaatCCAAGAAATAAATACAGTCATTATAGAGTTCATATACAAGCTTACATTGTCAAATTCAACTGATATATGAGAAAACTCTCCCATAAACCAAACCTGTGGAAAATGGACGTGATCATATCAGTacttttttttacaagttctcaatcataagaaaaaaaaaacacagagaataTGAATACCAAGGATGAGAGGGCCTGGAGGCCAGCAGCACACAAATTTGTTGTgctatcttcttctcccaaTTCATGAGCTAAAGGACAGATTTTTGGGATCAACCCATCTAAGTTAAACATGTAAGTGCCCTCtgcctgaaaaaaaaatcagaaatataCATTAATTATCAGACTTTGTCAATTATAAGACAAATCGAGATAAGTAAAGTTGACAAGAGTTATTCACCTGACTGGTAACAAAATCATAGAGAGCTTCACAACCTAAAATGCGCATCTCATCATACCTAGTTTGATCTAGAAGAATATGAATGAGACCAAGGTAGCTACTAGCAAACAACAACCTGTAAAAGACATAACTCATTAGGAAAGACAAAACCATTTTTAAGCAGTATAATgttgaaataataaaaacaaaaaaacatacatttgTTCATTACAGGAAACCAAGAGCTTCTTGTAGATAGACATTACAATCTTAACAGAGTGAAATTGTTCCATTCTCAATTCCTTGTAACACCTTTGTTCAAGAGAGGTTGTGATCTGAAAACAGTAAATGGAAATGAGAAAGTTGTTGTAGAGATCAACGATATCCCAATATCAAAGAATAACTTGATGCGGAATTCACCTTAGGGATACGAAGAGGGTTTTTCGCAGCATACTCGCATAATTTACCGATTTTTCGATCATTAGGTTGCTCATCCTGCAGACCATGAATCAAAATTTAGGAGAGACTTTCACAGAGTCAATAATCAGAACATGCATAGTGGATTTAAAAAAACGTTTCGGTAGTGTAAAAAACTGATGCTTCTCCAAAACTCGATTTTCAAGAAAGTGTTATTACATAGGACTAAAGTAATAAGGTGCTCTGCAAATGAAGTTCCATCGTTATGGCTCCGACTTGGATATGAGCAACAATTACACTAATCTCATCCTAATTCAATGAAACTCATGTTCTATCTGTAGGTCACGAGAACAAGACAAGTTTTGGCTAATGGCATTATATTACTGAGGAATGCGAAATGGTGGATTGATTCAAAGAGATCGAAGCAAAACCTGGGATCGAGGGAAGATATCAGCGAGAAGATGTTTATATCTTTTGACGGGATGTCTCGATCTGGCTCGCAAAGCCGGACAAAAGCAACACAAGCTTTCACATACAGGGAACACGGTTCTTGAAACAACCCCCATCGATCTATCTCTCTTCCGCGAATATTCGAACAATGATACGAGAGATTTACAGACACAACATCATAACCGTGAAATCAATGTATGATTGGGATAACGAAGAGTCAAAACAGAGATCCATCTGGAAAAATGTGAAAGAGAAtttgaggaggaagaagagaatcgaCGAagctgttttgttttgtaaagaaaaagagataattGCGGAAgttttttcatatgtttttcaaaaccatattttgaaactctttttttttttttttttgcaatctatttactatttttgtgtttttggacATAATGATTTGAAtgatattaaacaaaaaaaaggcaTCTTattgtaattaaattaataaagtaATGGACGTTTTTGTTAGTGAGACGCCTGAACTTGTCATGACATACAGACATACCAATTCCATTCATGCAGGAGAATGTTGAATAATGTGAGGGAACGTGAATAGAGGAACTATTTTTGGGTAAATGCAATCACATCCTCTCATTCTCAAACCTCCAAACCAAAATGTGTAGTTTTCTTCCTCTCCAAGAAACAATACTCTTATGACTGCAATACCACACTTTAGtctgtgtgtgttttttaatAGAATGGTATAAAGAAGCATACTGAAATGGTGTTTTTAAATGAAAGATCAAATCACAACAATatccaaaacctaaaataaaaagattgtgGGCTTATTTATTAGGCCCATAGTCTTTATTCTTTAAGGGCAAACTTTCAGAGATGCGGGTCTACATTATTTGGCCCGAACCAGTAAAACCTGCAGGCTTCTAGAGAAACCCATACGAATGGCGAGTTACCGGTCAGAAGCGTAATCACCGGTCCTTAAATTTCATTTCCAGGCGAACGATTTGGAAAAGTCGGTGTCGTTAAGAAAAGACAATTCCTACCCTTTTTGTCGTCATTTGTTTGCTAATTGCTACCTTTATAATGTAAGGGAGGAGTGGAGTTGCTATTATTATTCCGACATTTAAGTGTTATGTGTTTGTCGGATCGGATTCTATCTTAAGAATCTTATCTTATTCCCCCCGAATATCATTGACTTTGtcttaaatcttaatttgttatgtttgcacttaaactctctctttttcgttAGTGCACACAACTCGTATTCCATCAAAAtcaatgataaaataattcttaccaaattaacaaaaagtgAATAAATATCACATTATTCATACTAATCTTCATGATATCATCACAAGAATAATGTGTGCACACAAAAAACCACTGTTTGTTTCCGCGTGAAGTGAACTCTCAAGAGTCTCCAATGTTGACCAAATCAAACAACCTCTTAACTTCTTTGAccaacaatttttaaaaccatGAAATAAGTTACATACGAAGACTTgacttgtttctttctcttaaaaatcaaagtttaaCTGCTTCAGAGTTTAATTTTCAATGTGTCCATATACAATTCATTTTAAATCTAAAGCaaattcctcttcttttttttcctttaatttattttattttttatggaGTGAGTTGAGTTCTGTATACATTCTTtgtaaatggaaaaaaataaaaaaacagcttgattaaaaaaaataaagaaattgagaaaaagacaagaatttaaataataataaaataatgtaaaaagaaagtgaacaacaaaaaaagacacaaaaaagtaaaactgaAAAGGAGTATTTCTCTGTCATTTCCCACACCAATCGCATAATCGATTTCTTCCAACTTCAATAAAGGGGAACCAACGTAACCCTAATTTTGCTTTCTCCTCTTTGTTCAGAAAATTTTCCCTTTACTCTCAAATTCCTTTTCGATTTCCCTCTCTTAAACCTCCGAAAGCTCACATGGCGTCTCGAAACTATCGGTGGGAGCTCTTCGCAGCTTCGTTAACCCTAACCTTAGCTTTGATTCACCTGGTCGAAGCAAACTCCGAAGGAGATGCTCTCTACGCTCTTCGCCGGAGTTTGACAGATCCAGACCATGTCCTCCAGAGCTGGGATCCAACTCTTGTTAATCCTTGTACCTGGTTCCATGTCACCTGTAACCAAGACAACCGCGTCACTCGTGTGTAAGATCCTCTTTTCTCTTATCTCCTGTTTTGAACAAGTTGATTCGCCAAGAATCTGTGGAGATTCTATTGATACAGTCTGAAATTTTTGCTCTATTTATAGGATAGATATTCTGGGTTTGTTTCTATTATTAGATAGCATCGTTTGATGTTTCAGTCGATTTATGACTGAGCTTTAACATGATGGTATTAGAGTCATATCTAGACCCTTTTGGTCGTTGTGGAAGATCTTAGATAAACTTGACCATAACTTCCTAGAGATTGAGATGGATAAGTCTAATGGGGATTTTGTCTGTGTGTTGTATTTGTTTCTAGCTTTCATTTTCCCTTGTAAACACTTCAGATTGGGGTAACTTTAAGGTTCATGAAACTATTTATGATATGGTCCTTTTCGAAGCTTCAAATGTAGAGTACAACAagttaaaggaaaaaagaaacactttcTAGTATGAAAAGGGgaaatctaaactctaaagCTCCTATGTTTTGCACTGTGTAGACTTTTCTAGTCATTGGATTCCTTGAAAGAATCCCTAATAGTTATTCCATCTATTAAGCAGTTCAATTTTTACTTGTACCTTATGATTTTCTCAATGCTTTGTTACTGATCTAGCTTACTTTTTGGTCCCTACTTTGTGAGTTCTTACTTTTTTAGAAGAATTGTGGATTCTTTGTACTTGATTTCACATTATCTCTAATAACTGTTTGATGTATCAAGAGAACAGCTAATCGAGTATAAAAAGTTAATGCTTGTCTCTTGTTCATCTGTGCattattgtcttcttcttctacaataTCAATATTGGTATTGTTGATTGCATATCTAATTCTACATATATTGGCAGGGATTTGGGAAATTCAAACCTCTCTGGACATCTTGCGCCTGAGCTTGGGAAGCTTGAACATTTACAGTATCTGTATGCCATCACTCTTTTGACTTTTACTTATCCGAAATTTATAATGGAATTAACATTGTATACCATATAATGCACATAAACTGTTTACTTTGAGATTGGTTATGTTATAGACAATGTAAGACTAACTCTTAACTTGTCCTATGATTGATGCAGAGAGCtctacaaaaacaacatcCAAGGAACTATACCTTCCGAACTTGGAAATCTGAAGAATCTCATCAGCTTGGATCTGTACAACAACAATCTTACAGGGATAGTTCCCACTTCTTTGGGAAAATTGAAGTCTCTGGTCTTTTTGTAAGTTTCTCTCAAACTCTGATACAGACACATTGAACAATATACTCAAGACTTCtttaaaaattgcaaaatgATTTATCAAATGTTGAGTAAGAGAACAAGATTGTTTATGTGGGTTGTTCTCCAATACctgattctttttttgtgatgCCTCTTCATACATTGTCTCTCTAAGAAACTGTTTAATGTGGCAGACGGCTTAATGACAACCGATTGACCGGTCCAATCCCTAGAGCACTCACGGCAATCCCAAGCCTTAAAGTTGTGTAAGTTCAGCTTTTTCATTGTTTGTCTGTTAACGCTCTGCTACTTTTCTCTAAAATTGCCAGACTTCATCCTTTtgcttaaaaaaacatattatatttgtCTTCCTTTTGCTCAGTGACGTCTCAAGCAATGATTTGTGTGGAACAATCCCAACAAACGGACCCTTTGCTCACATTCCTTTACAGAAgtaagtttcttctttcacttagccaacaaagcttcttcataACGTTTCCTCtgcattttgcattttttgtCTCTTGTAAGTAGTCTTTGATACAGACATCAATTGAATCATATGTTTCGTATAATAAACTGATAAAGTTGCATATGAGCATTTGTACctaataacacaaaacaatgGTGCAGCTTTGAGAACAACCCGAGATTGGAGGGACCGGAATTACTCGGTCTTGCAAGCTACGACACTAACTGCACCTGAAACAACTGGCAAAACctgaaaatgaagaattggGGGGTGACCTTGTAAGAACACTTCACCACTTTATCAAATATCACATCTATTATgtaataagtatatatatgtagtaaaaacaaaaaaaatgaagaatcgAATCGGTAATATCATCTGGTCTCAATTGAGAACTTCGAGGTCTGTATGTAAAATTTCTAAATGCGATTTTCGCTTACTGTAATGTTCGGTTGTGGGATTCTGAGAAGTAACATTTGTATTGGTATGGTATCAAGTTGTTCTGCCTTGTCTGCATTTAACACTTGTGTTTTAGATCTGTTATATAAAGCCAAAAAAGGTTTTGTGTGATTTggtactatcattttattttccaattcGAATCCCATACTTATCATATCCATTGTTCTGCGATTCATCATCAACCCATACCAGACAGAGCATACATGTGAGTTCGGCTAAATtgcaaaaataagaaagaaaacacgTGTTGTGCTTCCTATATTGTACTGTTTATAGCCTCAATAGGAGTTTGTGGATtatgtaaagaaaaacatcttaATATCCTCGAATAGTTGGGTTACTCAGCTATTTagaaattgagaaatttaGGATTAGCTTCAACTAAGTCCATATAATTTTGGGACCAATGGCATGTATTGTTATTATCAATAAGACAATAACACgtattatgttttttaaattttggcaGTATATCGATTTGAATATGACTGAATGTGAAGTATGAAGTATCATAATGATTTTAACACAAATCAATATGTACATCACTGAAAGTAGTTCTCTCAGTGAAAGACACTTGTCATTGtcagtttctttcttctggtcaattatcttctctttttaaaaatatataaatacagtttttttttggtcaattaaACACAATAAGAActctttgtttcatatatataatatcagTAACtctttggaaaataaaataaaaaataagaagcaTTTTCATAGCAATAATAACAGCAGTGAATTAACACATACAATTTCATGGAGACTATAAGTAAGAGCTACATTATTTTGTGCATGATAGAAATTTAGAAAGCCACATGAATGTACGCTCGTATTTTTATACGTAAATAATTGATCGTATGATTTTCGAAATTTCGTATTCAATAATTACTCCAGTGTCCATCATACGAAACTGCCAAAATATATGGCCCCGTCGATCTTGtcgtcttttctttttcgtttgtAATGTTTAAGTTCAACCACTAATATCCaccacacacaaaataaaactgCATCTTAGAGAAACAAtccacttttgtttttaaggttcaatttttgaaattttcaaaaaacaaagcCTATTTCATACACTCACCAGTGCTTCACAATTCATCATAATTCATAAGCCAcgcaaaagaaaataaagtgaaaGATTCCATGGCGGTAATTGTGTGGTGGCTACTAACGGTGGTTGTGGTGGCGTTTCACTCGGCGTCGGCGGCAGTAGTAGAATCAACGTGGGAGGTTGAGTATAAGTACTGGTGGCCGGATTGTAAAGAAGGAATCGTTATGGCCATCAACGGCCAGTTTCCAGGGCCAACGATAGACGCAGTCGCCGGAGACACGGTCATTATCCACGTCGTCAACAAACTCTCCACCGAAGGTGTTGTTATCCATTGGCACGGCATACGTCAGGTTATTCAATAAACTCTAAATTTCTTCCttctatacaaaaatataagtatGTAATGTGACAAGAAgcatcaacaaacaaacaaaaaatgtgaCAATGAGCTTATTCTATACAACTAtatgtttgattgttttacGACCGAATTAGAACCATTActttttattcaacaaaaaaaaaatacaaatgctAACCGTTGTTCTGctgattttcagttttattttttcaatttttttgtgtgtgatgTTAGAGCATCATTATTGGTGGTATCATTATTGGTGGTATCATTATTGGTGGTATCTTAACCAAATTTTTAAGTTAAGATTTGTGAAGAAAGAGCTTTTATATAAGAGTTTTTAGgcttatatttaaattttttcttcataaatctTAGCTAAGATTTGGCTAAGATACTACCGATAATGGTGGTCTTAGATTGTTTCAGAGCCACTACTAGTACTATACAGTCTGTATAattaattcacaaaaaaaattattatcaaaaacTAATTTGTGATCATGGAACAGAAAGGGACTCCATGGGCTGATGGAGCAGCAGGTGTGACCCAGTGTCCTATTAATCCTGGCGAGACTTTCACTTACAAGTTCATTGTCGATAAGGTTACTTTAAACttgttctagttttatattttatgaatgTTAAGAAACAACATTATTTGGTTAATTAATTGGGAAAGAATACGGTGTAGGCGGGAACACATTTCTACCATGGACACTACGGAATGCAAAGATCATCGGGACTATACGGAATGTTAATAGTAAGATCACCAAAAGAGAGGTTAATTTACGATGGAGAGTTCAATCTCTTGCTCAGTGACTGGTGGCACCAAAGCATTCACGCGCAAGAACTCGCTCTTTCTTCTCGTCCTATGCGTTGGATCGGTGAACCTCAAAGCTTGTTGATCAATGGAAGAGGACAGTTCAATTGTTCACAAGCAGCGTATTTTAACAAAGGAGGAGAGAAAGATGTATGCACGtttaaagaaaatgatcaGTGTGCACCTCAAACTCTTCGAGTCGAACCCAATAGAGTGTACCGTCTTCGAATCGCTAGCACAACTGCTCTTGCTTCCCTCAACTTGGCTGTTCAagtaagtttctttcttttcaactcACACGTGTACTTTAAAAGCTCACACGTGTGGTTTGATTGCGCACGTGACAGGGACACCAGCTGGTGGTTGTTGAAGCTGACGGCAACTACGTCGCACCGTTCACCGTCAACGACATTGACGTTTATTCCGGCGAAACTTATTCTGTTCTCCTTAAAACCAACGCACTTCCATCAAAGAAGTACTGGATCTCCGTCGGCGTTCGTGGCCGAGAACCCAAAACTCCTCAAGCACTCACCGTGATAAATTACGTTGATGCCACTGAGTCACGCCCATCTCATCCACCACCGGTGACTCCAATCTGGAACGACACAGATCGGAGCAAAAGCTTCTCGAAGAAGATCTTCGCCGCTAAAGGATATCCAAAACCGCCGGAGAAATCACATGACCAGCTAATCCTCCTCAACACACAGAATCTCTACGAAGATTACACGAAATGGTCAATCAACAACGTCTCATTATCCGTACCGGTGACGCCGTACCTCGGATCAATTAGATACGGTTTAAAATCGGCGTACGATTTGAAATCGCCGGCGAAGAAGTTAATTATGGATAATTACGATATCATGAAACCGCCGCCGAATCCAAACACAACGAAAGGTAGCGGGATTTACAATTTCGCGTTTGGAATCGTCGTCGACGTGATTCTTCAAAACGCTAATGTTTTAAAAGGTGTGATTAGTGAGATTCATCCGTGGCATATTCATGGTcatgatttctgggttttgggTTACGGTGAAGGGAAATTTAAACCGGGGATTGATGAGAAGACGTTTAATTTGAAGAATCCGCCGTTACGGAATACGGTGGTGTTGTATCCGTTTGGATGGACGGCGATAAGGTTTGTGACGGATAATCCAGGGGTTTGGTTTTTTCATTGTCATATTGAACCGCATTTGCATATGGGTATGGGTGTGGTTTTCGTGGAGGGAGTAGACCGGATTGGTAAGATGGAGATACCGGATGAAGCGCTTGGTTGTGGATTAACCAGGAAATGGCTTATGAACCGGGGACGCCCTTAAATGAACCGGGGTTGGTATGTGTGTTTATTTTCCTCGTTgggtttcttaattttttaaagGGATAAAAATAAGGATGTTCTAATTGATAGgatcaaagaaaatatgtttaattcTCTTGTTGGGGGACAAGATCtctttctaaattatttttatggtGCAACAGGATCTCTTAAGTGTATGATTTATTAAAGAAACTTAAAATCTTATTTAGTTACGTATGACATgcatatttataattaatatggTACATAACTTACATATGAACCTTTTAATTTGTGACTTAGTCCACTTCATATATGTCACCATCTCGCTCTATATGGTTGCACACAAATATGTACTTTCATAGGATTTGATATTGGctatgtttttagtttttgttgtggTAACGTACAAATATAGGTCGTATTTCATAACTCATAAGTTTACTTCTTATAAGCAAGTAGGGAACAAGTAGGGAACACAAGCTAGAAcagaaaagaaattgataagTGGTAGATGATAGATAATTGTATTAGCCATGGT includes:
- a CDS encoding Leucine-rich repeat (LRR) family protein (Leucine-rich repeat (LRR) family protein; INVOLVED IN: signal transduction; LOCATED IN: endomembrane system; EXPRESSED IN: 22 plant structures; EXPRESSED DURING: 13 growth stages; CONTAINS InterPro DOMAIN/s: Leucine-rich repeat-containing N-terminal domain, type 2 (InterPro:IPR013210), Leucine-rich repeat (InterPro:IPR001611); BEST Arabidopsis thaliana protein match is: Leucine-rich repeat (LRR) family protein (TAIR:AT3G43740.1); Has 79109 Blast hits to 18390 proteins in 732 species: Archae - 33; Bacteria - 1866; Metazoa - 5774; Fungi - 472; Plants - 66918; Viruses - 0; Other Eukaryotes - 4046 (source: NCBI BLink).), which translates into the protein MASRNYRWELFAASLTLTLALIHLVEANSEGDALYALRRSLTDPDHVLQSWDPTLVNPCTWFHVTCNQDNRVTRVDLGNSNLSGHLAPELGKLEHLQYLELYKNNIQGTIPSELGNLKNLISLDLYNNNLTGIVPTSLGKLKSLVFLRLNDNRLTGPIPRALTAIPSLKVVDVSSNDLCGTIPTNGPFAHIPLQNFENNPRLEGPELLGLASYDTNCT
- a CDS encoding Plant L-ascorbate oxidase (Plant L-ascorbate oxidase; FUNCTIONS IN: oxidoreductase activity, copper ion binding, L-ascorbate oxidase activity; INVOLVED IN: oxidation reduction; LOCATED IN: plant-type cell wall; EXPRESSED IN: 21 plant structures; EXPRESSED DURING: 13 growth stages; CONTAINS InterPro DOMAIN/s: Multicopper oxidase, type 3 (InterPro:IPR011707), Multicopper oxidase, type 2 (InterPro:IPR011706), Cupredoxin (InterPro:IPR008972), Multicopper oxidase, copper-binding site (InterPro:IPR002355), Multicopper oxidase, type 1 (InterPro:IPR001117), L-ascorbate oxidase, plants (InterPro:IPR017760); BEST Arabidopsis thaliana protein match is: Plant L-ascorbate oxidase (TAIR:AT5G21105.1); Has 9868 Blast hits to 8872 proteins in 1572 species: Archae - 64; Bacteria - 4270; Metazoa - 566; Fungi - 3292; Plants - 1286; Viruses - 0; Other Eukaryotes - 390 (source: NCBI BLink).) codes for the protein MAVIVWWLLTVVVVAFHSASAAVVESTWEVEYKYWWPDCKEGIVMAINGQFPGPTIDAVAGDTVIIHVVNKLSTEGVVIHWHGIRQKGTPWADGAAGVTQCPINPGETFTYKFIVDKAGTHFYHGHYGMQRSSGLYGMLIVRSPKERLIYDGEFNLLLSDWWHQSIHAQELALSSRPMRWIGEPQSLLINGRGQFNCSQAAYFNKGGEKDVCTFKENDQCAPQTLRVEPNRVYRLRIASTTALASLNLAVQGHQLVVVEADGNYVAPFTVNDIDVYSGETYSVLLKTNALPSKKYWISVGVRGREPKTPQALTVINYVDATESRPSHPPPVTPIWNDTDRSKSFSKKIFAAKGYPKPPEKSHDQLILLNTQNLYEDYTKWSINNVSLSVPVTPYLGSIRYGLKSAYDLKSPAKKLIMDNYDIMKPPPNPNTTKGSGIYNFAFGIVVDVILQNANVLKGVISEIHPWHIHGHDFWVLGYGEGKFKPGIDEKTFNLKNPPLRNTVVLYPFGWTAIRFVTDNPGVWFFHCHIEPHLHMGMGVVFVEGVDRIGKMEIPDEALGCGLTRKWLMNRGRP